A genome region from Rhodopseudomonas boonkerdii includes the following:
- the glgX gene encoding glycogen debranching protein GlgX → MVSKAVEEGLPYPLGAHWDGNGTNFALFSANATRVEVCLFDGDKETRIELPEYTDEIFHGYLPEVGPGQFYGYRVHGPYEPEKGHRFNPNKLLLDPYARAHAGTLTWDPAVFGYKMETGNDLTFDERDSAPFMPKCVVVDRDFDWTGEAGRQPVPWDRTIVYETHVKGFTKLNPNVPETLRGTYAGFGSKAVVDYLCDLGITSVELLPVHTFINDDYLLKKKLVNYWGYNTIGFFAPDPRYAADVPNSLREFKEMVAALHAGGLEVILDVVYNHTAEGNELGPTLSFKGIDNASYYRLMPDKPRYYINDTGTGNTVNLSHANVIRMVTDSLRYWVREMHIDGFRFDLGTILAREVYGFTEQSGFLKAVNQDPLLTTVKLIAEPWDIGPGGYQVGGFPPGWAEWNDKFRDTIRDFWRGEAPVSALAPRLSASADLFNHQGRRAWASVNFVTAHDGFTLNDCVSYNEKHNEANGENNKDGQSDNRSWNCGAEGPTDNKDIVALRERQKRNMLATLLFAQGTPMLLGGDEFGRTQKGNNNAYCQDNEISWFDWTWTEDGKDLHAFTKRLIGLLGDCSVLRRSRFLTGEHDPHLDVCDVTWINANGGPMQQEHWEDGNVKCFGMLLDGRAQKTGIRKQADDQTMLLILNGFEGLVDFTMPEAFGGKGWELLVDTNIPDAPGGQTFPFGNMYQVTGRSLLLMSLQK, encoded by the coding sequence ATCGTGAGCAAAGCTGTCGAGGAAGGCCTCCCCTATCCGCTGGGCGCGCATTGGGATGGCAACGGGACCAATTTTGCACTGTTCTCGGCCAACGCTACCAGGGTCGAAGTCTGCCTGTTCGACGGCGACAAGGAAACCCGAATCGAACTGCCGGAATATACCGACGAAATCTTCCACGGCTATCTGCCCGAAGTCGGCCCGGGTCAATTCTACGGTTACCGCGTTCACGGTCCCTACGAGCCGGAGAAAGGCCACCGCTTCAATCCGAACAAGCTGCTGCTCGATCCCTACGCGCGTGCCCATGCGGGCACGCTGACATGGGACCCCGCCGTGTTCGGATACAAGATGGAGACCGGTAACGATCTCACTTTCGACGAGCGTGACTCCGCGCCCTTCATGCCGAAATGCGTGGTGGTCGATCGCGATTTCGACTGGACCGGTGAAGCTGGCCGCCAGCCTGTGCCATGGGATCGCACCATCGTCTACGAGACGCATGTGAAGGGCTTCACCAAACTTAACCCGAACGTGCCGGAGACGCTGCGTGGAACCTATGCCGGATTCGGCAGCAAGGCCGTCGTCGATTATCTCTGCGATCTCGGCATCACCTCGGTCGAGCTTCTGCCGGTCCACACCTTCATCAACGACGACTATCTGCTGAAAAAGAAGCTGGTCAACTACTGGGGTTACAACACCATCGGCTTCTTCGCGCCAGATCCGCGTTACGCCGCGGATGTGCCGAATTCGTTGCGCGAATTCAAGGAAATGGTGGCGGCGCTGCATGCCGGCGGCCTCGAGGTGATCCTCGACGTGGTCTATAACCACACTGCCGAAGGCAATGAGCTCGGCCCGACACTCTCCTTCAAGGGGATCGACAATGCCAGCTATTACCGGCTGATGCCGGACAAACCGCGCTACTACATCAACGACACCGGCACGGGTAACACCGTCAATCTCTCCCATGCGAATGTCATTCGCATGGTGACGGACAGCCTGCGATACTGGGTCCGCGAGATGCATATCGACGGTTTCCGCTTCGATCTCGGCACCATTCTCGCTCGTGAAGTCTATGGCTTCACCGAACAGAGCGGTTTCTTGAAAGCGGTCAATCAGGATCCGCTGCTCACCACCGTCAAGCTGATCGCGGAGCCGTGGGATATCGGCCCCGGCGGCTATCAGGTCGGCGGCTTCCCGCCCGGCTGGGCGGAATGGAATGACAAGTTTCGCGACACGATCCGGGATTTCTGGCGCGGAGAGGCGCCGGTTTCAGCGCTCGCACCACGGCTCTCGGCATCGGCCGACCTGTTCAACCATCAGGGCCGCCGCGCCTGGGCCAGCGTCAATTTCGTCACCGCCCATGACGGCTTCACGCTGAACGACTGCGTCAGCTACAACGAGAAGCACAACGAAGCCAATGGCGAGAACAACAAGGACGGTCAGTCGGATAACCGCTCGTGGAATTGCGGAGCGGAAGGGCCGACCGACAACAAGGACATCGTCGCGCTGCGTGAGCGCCAGAAGCGCAACATGCTCGCAACACTGCTCTTCGCGCAGGGCACGCCGATGCTGCTTGGCGGCGACGAATTCGGCCGCACGCAGAAGGGCAATAACAACGCCTATTGCCAGGACAACGAGATTTCCTGGTTCGACTGGACATGGACCGAGGACGGCAAAGACCTGCACGCTTTCACCAAGCGCCTGATCGGCCTACTCGGCGATTGCTCGGTGCTGCGCCGTTCGCGTTTCCTGACCGGCGAGCACGATCCGCATCTCGACGTTTGCGACGTCACCTGGATCAATGCCAATGGCGGGCCGATGCAGCAAGAGCATTGGGAAGACGGCAATGTGAAATGCTTCGGCATGCTGCTCGACGGCCGCGCACAGAAGACCGGCATCCGCAAGCAGGCGGACGACCAGACCATGCTGCTCATTCTCAACGGCTTCGAGGGGCTGGTGGATTTCACCATGCCGGAAGCTTTTGGCGGCAAGGGCTGGGAACTTCTGGTCGACACCAACATCCCTGATGCGCCGGGCGGCCAGACTTTCCCGTTCGGCAACATGTATCAGGTCACGGGACGCTCGTTACTGCTGATGTCGCTGCAGAAGTGA
- a CDS encoding permease: protein MSAAVSALWFARHELRLGWRETVSMLTGGRRRRTRSMAFWLIVLAIFLHLPAYGVVGRFADVQTPLDQQSAIVITASVFLAWALILSQAIESVTRVFYARADLDLIVSSPAPLTNVFSVRIAAIALSVTVMAIMLATPFINVLVIGGGARWFAAYGVVVTMGLSASAVAIAVAVGLFELCGPSRTRMVAQIISAVTGAGFVIALQVAAILSYGTLSRFAVLTSDAAAAIAPDAGSVVWWPARAMLGDVALLLPLLASGLLLLGVTMALFSPHFSRYVASASPQLASRNRGALRPFRTMSRRHALRRKEFKLLWRDPWLMSQTLMQLLYLLPPALMLWRSFGEGAGAFVVLVPVIVMAAGQLAGGLAWLTISGEDAADLVATAPLPAAKLLGAKIEVVLICIAAIFTPLIAALALVSWHMALVAALATVVAAASATSIQLWFRVQAKRSQFRRRQTSSRIATFAEAFSSIGWAATAVLTLLVPIAGAISGLLTVGIVALAWKLSPSRA from the coding sequence ATGAGCGCGGCGGTCAGCGCCCTATGGTTCGCACGGCATGAGCTTCGGCTCGGCTGGCGCGAGACGGTGAGCATGCTGACAGGCGGCCGCCGGCGTCGGACACGCAGTATGGCGTTCTGGCTGATCGTTCTCGCGATCTTCCTGCACCTGCCAGCCTATGGGGTGGTAGGCCGCTTCGCCGATGTGCAGACACCGCTGGATCAGCAAAGTGCCATCGTCATCACGGCGAGCGTCTTTCTGGCCTGGGCGTTGATCCTGTCACAGGCCATCGAGTCGGTGACCCGTGTGTTCTATGCGCGCGCAGATCTCGATCTTATCGTGTCGTCTCCGGCGCCGCTCACCAATGTATTTTCCGTGCGGATCGCGGCCATTGCGCTGTCAGTCACCGTCATGGCGATAATGCTGGCGACGCCGTTCATCAACGTCCTGGTGATCGGCGGCGGCGCGCGATGGTTTGCTGCATATGGCGTCGTCGTCACCATGGGCCTGTCGGCCTCGGCTGTCGCGATTGCTGTTGCCGTGGGGCTGTTCGAACTCTGCGGTCCGTCGCGCACGCGCATGGTCGCGCAAATCATCTCGGCCGTCACCGGCGCCGGTTTCGTCATCGCGCTGCAAGTGGCGGCGATCCTGTCCTATGGCACGTTGTCACGTTTCGCCGTGCTGACATCGGACGCGGCGGCAGCCATCGCGCCGGATGCGGGAAGTGTGGTCTGGTGGCCGGCGCGAGCGATGCTCGGGGATGTCGCCCTCCTGCTGCCGTTGCTGGCCTCGGGGCTGCTTCTGCTCGGGGTAACCATGGCGTTGTTCTCGCCGCACTTCAGCCGCTACGTCGCGAGCGCGTCGCCGCAGCTGGCGTCGCGAAACAGGGGAGCTTTGCGTCCGTTCCGTACGATGTCGCGCCGACATGCGTTACGCCGCAAGGAATTCAAGCTGCTGTGGCGGGATCCCTGGCTGATGTCGCAAACCCTGATGCAGCTGCTCTATCTGTTGCCTCCGGCCCTGATGTTGTGGCGGAGCTTCGGAGAGGGCGCCGGCGCTTTCGTCGTTCTGGTGCCGGTGATCGTCATGGCGGCCGGACAGCTTGCCGGCGGCCTTGCCTGGCTGACGATTTCCGGCGAGGACGCTGCCGATCTGGTCGCCACCGCGCCGCTGCCGGCGGCGAAACTGCTGGGCGCCAAGATCGAGGTTGTGCTGATCTGCATTGCCGCGATCTTCACGCCGCTGATTGCGGCGCTTGCGCTGGTCTCTTGGCATATGGCGCTCGTTGCCGCTCTTGCGACAGTCGTCGCTGCGGCATCGGCGACGTCGATCCAGCTATGGTTTCGTGTGCAGGCGAAGCGAAGCCAGTTCCGGCGAAGGCAGACATCGTCGCGCATTGCCACCTTCGCCGAGGCATTCTCGTCGATCGGCTGGGCGGCCACGGCGGTGCTCACGCTGCTTGTGCCGATTGCGGGGGCCATCTCCGGCTTGCTCACGGTCGGCATTGTCGCGCTGGCGTGGAAGCTCAGTCCATCGCGCGCGTAA
- a CDS encoding ABC transporter ATP-binding protein — protein sequence MIARTTALELRGLTKRFDRLAVDALDLTVYAGELYALLGANGAGKTTTLRMVAGLLPPDAGAIRISTIDALKNPVAAKQITAWVSDEPMIYDKLTPLEYLEFIAGLWGCDAASADAAAHELLTSLGLAAHMHERCEGFSKGMRQKVALAGALVHDPRLIILDEPLTGLDAVSARHVKGLLQARVRSGCTVIMTTHILEVAERMADRIGVIAAGRLIAEGTLTELRQQVGQSDTSLEEMFVALVENAPAAA from the coding sequence ATGATCGCGCGGACGACAGCTCTCGAACTGCGAGGGTTAACGAAACGTTTCGATCGGCTCGCGGTCGATGCGCTCGATCTCACGGTCTATGCTGGCGAGCTCTATGCGTTGCTCGGTGCCAATGGCGCCGGGAAGACGACGACATTGCGCATGGTCGCTGGATTGTTGCCGCCCGATGCCGGCGCGATCCGGATCTCCACGATCGACGCGCTGAAGAATCCCGTCGCCGCCAAGCAGATCACGGCATGGGTCTCTGACGAGCCGATGATCTATGACAAACTGACACCACTTGAATACCTCGAATTCATCGCCGGCCTGTGGGGCTGCGATGCCGCCTCGGCGGACGCTGCGGCACATGAGCTACTAACCTCGCTCGGTCTCGCCGCGCATATGCACGAGCGCTGCGAAGGATTTTCCAAGGGTATGCGCCAGAAGGTGGCGCTGGCCGGGGCGCTGGTGCACGATCCCAGACTCATCATCCTCGACGAACCGCTCACTGGCCTCGATGCGGTCTCCGCACGACATGTCAAGGGCCTGCTTCAAGCACGCGTGCGTAGCGGTTGCACCGTCATCATGACGACGCACATTCTTGAGGTCGCCGAGCGTATGGCGGATCGTATCGGTGTGATTGCGGCGGGGCGGTTGATCGCAGAAGGCACGCTCACCGAATTACGCCAGCAGGTGGGACAAAGCGACACCAGTCTCGAAGAGATGTTCGTCGCGCTGGTTGAAAACGCTCCGGCTGCTGCATGA
- a CDS encoding Crp/Fnr family transcriptional regulator, translating to MTRHAVLKMPTISDFDASSFLSTPGAGKTIVDHRKNQTIFGQGDNANTVFFILQGRIKLTVISEQGKEAVVGLLEPGQFFGECCLNGIPMRTSTATAMEDSTITVINKATMLATLRDEPAMAEFFMAYLLARNSRIEEDLVDQLFNSSEKRLARLLLILARFGEHGSRPIDIDISQETLAEMIGTTRSRVSYFMNKFRRLGFISYDAKIQVHESLLDAMSSDNVLAQQAT from the coding sequence ATGACACGGCACGCCGTCCTGAAAATGCCGACCATTTCCGATTTCGACGCGTCTAGCTTCCTCTCGACGCCGGGCGCCGGCAAGACCATCGTCGATCATCGCAAGAATCAGACCATCTTCGGACAAGGCGATAATGCCAATACCGTGTTCTTCATCCTGCAGGGGCGGATCAAACTCACGGTCATTTCCGAACAGGGCAAGGAAGCTGTGGTCGGCCTGCTCGAGCCCGGTCAGTTCTTCGGCGAGTGCTGCCTGAACGGCATTCCGATGCGGACGTCGACGGCGACCGCGATGGAAGACAGCACCATCACAGTGATCAACAAGGCAACGATGCTGGCAACCTTGCGCGACGAACCGGCCATGGCCGAATTCTTCATGGCTTACCTTTTGGCGCGCAACAGCCGCATCGAGGAAGACCTCGTCGATCAACTTTTCAACTCGAGCGAAAAGCGTCTTGCGCGATTGTTGTTGATTCTCGCTCGCTTTGGCGAGCACGGAAGTCGGCCCATCGACATCGATATCAGTCAAGAAACGCTCGCCGAAATGATCGGCACCACGCGTTCGCGCGTCAGCTACTTCATGAACAAGTTCCGGCGCCTTGGCTTCATCAGCTATGATGCCAAAATTCAGGTGCATGAATCGCTGCTCGATGCGATGTCCAGCGACAATGTTTTGGCCCAGCAGGCTACCTAG
- a CDS encoding LysR family transcriptional regulator — translation MDKLDSLRAFVKVVELGSFSEAGRQLRLSRSAISKYVGELEESLGVQLLNRTTRHASPTESGQAYFERTLTILADLDAADQAVAQAQSSPRGLLRVNAPMSFGTLQLGPAVADFMGACPELQIQLVLSDDQVDPMQGGFDVTLRIADLESSSLIARKIVAIDRAVCASPDYLQKHGTPKVPEELRRHVLLTYGFLLTGNQWKFTGKDGDHWIQPSWSLCVNNAEVLRDAAVRSRGIALLPTFIAGDALREGSLKRILKGYKAPPLTLYAIYPPTRHLAVKVRLFIDFLVARFSGTPSWDAGL, via the coding sequence ATGGATAAACTCGACAGCCTGCGCGCCTTCGTGAAGGTGGTCGAACTCGGAAGCTTCTCGGAAGCGGGGCGGCAGTTGCGTTTGTCGCGGTCGGCCATCTCGAAATATGTCGGCGAGCTTGAGGAGAGCCTTGGCGTTCAGTTGCTGAACCGCACCACGCGCCACGCCAGTCCGACCGAGAGCGGCCAGGCCTATTTCGAGCGCACGCTGACCATTCTCGCCGATCTCGATGCTGCAGATCAGGCGGTGGCGCAGGCGCAGTCGTCGCCGCGCGGGCTGCTGCGAGTCAACGCGCCGATGTCGTTCGGCACGCTCCAGCTCGGACCCGCGGTTGCGGACTTCATGGGGGCGTGCCCGGAGCTACAAATTCAGCTTGTGCTGTCGGACGATCAGGTCGATCCGATGCAGGGTGGCTTCGACGTTACCCTGCGCATCGCCGATCTGGAATCGTCGAGCCTGATTGCACGGAAAATCGTCGCCATCGATCGCGCGGTCTGCGCTTCGCCGGACTATCTACAGAAGCACGGCACGCCCAAGGTTCCCGAGGAGCTGCGCCGGCACGTCTTGCTCACCTACGGCTTTCTGCTCACCGGCAACCAGTGGAAATTCACCGGCAAGGATGGTGATCACTGGATTCAGCCGAGCTGGTCGCTATGCGTCAACAATGCCGAGGTGTTGCGCGATGCCGCAGTGAGAAGCAGGGGCATTGCGCTGTTGCCGACGTTCATCGCGGGCGATGCCCTGCGTGAAGGTTCGTTGAAGCGGATTCTCAAAGGATACAAGGCGCCGCCACTGACGCTTTATGCGATCTATCCGCCGACGCGTCACCTTGCGGTGAAAGTGCGGTTGTTTATCGATTTTCTCGTCGCACGCTTCAGCGGCACCCCGAGCTGGGATGCGGGTCTCTAG
- a CDS encoding ring-cleaving dioxygenase, which produces MSGIHHVTAIAGPALRNFDFYTRALGLRFVKKTVNFDDPGTYHFYYGDETGRPGTILTFFPWEHAAPGRGGVGQTQQTAFRVPASSLGYWTHRFIEQGIAHEALEKRFGESVLPFADPDGMSLALVGVADAASEAGWSNGDIPAEHAIRGFHGVTLLLEKAEKTSAILTDVFGFKEVAREGSIIRLAGDAREGAVVDIYEAGGFLPGRQGRGSVHHVAFRAKDDAEQAEMSRKLVEVHGQHVTEQKDRNYFRSVYFREPGGVLFEIATDVPGFAVDEPVESLGEHLKLPAFLEKHRGDIERVLPPLTTNEVTA; this is translated from the coding sequence ATGTCAGGAATCCATCACGTCACCGCCATCGCCGGGCCCGCACTGCGCAATTTCGACTTCTATACGCGCGCCCTAGGCCTGCGCTTCGTCAAGAAGACCGTTAATTTCGACGATCCCGGCACCTATCACTTCTATTACGGCGACGAGACCGGCCGGCCGGGCACGATCCTGACGTTCTTCCCGTGGGAGCATGCCGCGCCCGGTCGCGGCGGTGTCGGCCAGACCCAACAGACCGCGTTCCGCGTGCCGGCCAGTTCACTTGGTTACTGGACGCATCGCTTCATCGAACAGGGCATCGCCCATGAGGCGCTCGAAAAGCGTTTTGGTGAGAGCGTGCTGCCTTTCGCCGATCCGGACGGCATGAGCCTCGCGCTCGTCGGCGTAGCCGATGCGGCGAGCGAAGCCGGCTGGAGCAATGGCGACATCCCGGCAGAACATGCGATCCGCGGCTTCCATGGCGTGACGCTACTGCTGGAGAAAGCCGAGAAGACGAGCGCAATCCTCACCGACGTGTTCGGCTTCAAGGAAGTCGCCCGCGAAGGCTCGATCATCCGCCTCGCCGGCGATGCGCGCGAAGGCGCTGTGGTCGATATCTATGAGGCTGGCGGTTTCCTGCCGGGGCGGCAGGGCCGCGGTTCGGTGCATCATGTCGCCTTCCGCGCAAAGGATGACGCCGAGCAAGCCGAGATGAGCCGCAAGCTCGTCGAAGTCCACGGCCAGCACGTGACGGAGCAAAAGGACCGCAACTACTTCCGCTCGGTCTATTTCCGCGAGCCCGGCGGCGTGCTGTTCGAGATCGCCACCGATGTTCCCGGCTTTGCCGTGGACGAGCCCGTCGAGTCCCTCGGCGAACACCTGAAGCTGCCGGCTTTTCTGGAAAAGCATCGCGGCGACATCGAGCGCGTGTTGCCGCCGCTCACAACGAACGAGGTGACGGCATGA
- a CDS encoding alpha/beta hydrolase, with translation MTDLSHIHRFVPGNRHEATPLLLLHGTGGDENDLLPLGQAVAPGASLLSPRGQVLEHGMPRFFRRLAEGVFDEDDVRGRADELADFVNDARKRYGLPAPIALGYSNGANIAAAMLLLRPEILAGAILLRAMVPLSSPPAVNLAGKQVLIVSGKFDPIIPASNAQRLAATLADAGADVLHRILPIGHQLSQADLTVAQEWLRSTNRARDTAA, from the coding sequence ATGACCGATCTGTCTCACATCCATCGCTTTGTGCCGGGCAACCGGCACGAAGCCACACCGCTCCTGCTGCTGCATGGGACGGGCGGCGACGAGAACGATCTCCTTCCGCTAGGTCAGGCTGTCGCACCGGGCGCGTCGCTGCTATCACCGCGCGGCCAGGTTTTGGAGCACGGCATGCCACGCTTCTTCCGCCGGTTGGCGGAAGGTGTGTTCGACGAGGACGACGTGCGTGGCCGCGCCGATGAACTGGCAGATTTCGTCAACGATGCTCGCAAGCGTTACGGCCTGCCTGCGCCCATTGCGCTCGGCTATTCCAATGGCGCGAACATCGCTGCGGCCATGTTGCTGCTGCGACCGGAGATTCTGGCTGGTGCGATCCTGCTTCGTGCGATGGTGCCGCTGAGCAGTCCGCCTGCGGTCAACCTTGCAGGCAAGCAGGTGCTGATCGTCTCGGGGAAATTCGATCCGATCATTCCCGCCAGCAACGCGCAGCGACTGGCAGCCACGTTAGCAGACGCCGGTGCTGATGTGCTGCATCGTATTCTGCCAATCGGACACCAGTTGTCGCAGGCGGATCTGACTGTGGCGCAGGAGTGGTTGCGGAGCACGAACCGTGCAAGAGACACAGCTGCCTAA
- a CDS encoding thiamine pyrophosphate-binding protein, producing the protein MTSSSVAKSVPVRIANAPDSSPVWRIVARAIADIGAKRCFGLVGGANFKVTLALTDLGVEFIAARHEGGAMSMADVAARLTRELVVVSFTAGPGLTNAITGIGEAAKSDTPLLVLAGDVVTGDRQSAFAFNQSELVRAVGGEWRQIADPQTAYLETWNAAARAIRERKPVVLSLPIDVQEMPVMATMGKRHPPLMPRRSLNSDKLAELVATIRSSRRPLILAGHGAVVADAQPLLVELGDKLGALLATSVQAHGMFSGHPWNLGIAGGFSSPAAAELIAQSDVILAFGMSLNMWTTKKGRLIDDHAQLVQIDVEKGRIGKHRPVDLELEGDASQVATALLEALAAEDVSGIGWRTPEISAIIDGKSNRNAPYDDTSTQEHIDPRTLSKAMDDVLPNDRTVVVDGGHFVGWVARYLSVPDHRGWCIPIAFQSIGLGLAGAIGAAVTQPERLTVLAVGDGGFLMSIAELETAVRLKRRLCIFVYNDSAYSAEVHHFVPEGYSAAMAQFPVTDFAAIARGYGADGCVVKTLADLDAVKSWVAQGAQGVFIVDGRINPKLIADWYREIFGSANL; encoded by the coding sequence ATGACATCTTCATCCGTCGCGAAATCTGTCCCGGTTCGGATTGCAAACGCTCCTGATTCAAGTCCAGTCTGGCGCATTGTCGCGCGCGCGATCGCCGATATCGGTGCCAAACGCTGTTTCGGTCTCGTGGGCGGTGCCAATTTCAAAGTGACGCTGGCGCTTACCGATCTGGGCGTCGAATTCATCGCCGCACGCCATGAAGGCGGCGCGATGAGCATGGCCGATGTCGCGGCACGGCTGACGCGCGAGCTCGTCGTGGTGAGCTTCACGGCTGGCCCTGGTCTCACCAACGCAATTACGGGAATCGGCGAAGCCGCCAAGAGCGACACGCCGCTGCTTGTGCTCGCCGGCGATGTCGTTACCGGAGACAGACAATCGGCTTTTGCCTTCAATCAGTCCGAACTTGTGCGTGCTGTCGGAGGCGAATGGCGGCAGATTGCCGATCCGCAAACCGCCTATCTCGAAACCTGGAACGCCGCCGCACGCGCGATTAGGGAGCGCAAACCGGTGGTGCTCAGCCTGCCCATCGATGTGCAGGAGATGCCGGTGATGGCGACCATGGGAAAGCGGCATCCGCCGCTGATGCCGCGCCGTTCGCTGAATTCGGATAAACTTGCGGAACTTGTTGCCACCATCCGCTCATCGCGCCGGCCTTTGATCCTCGCCGGTCATGGTGCGGTGGTGGCTGATGCGCAGCCGTTGTTGGTCGAGCTGGGCGACAAGCTCGGTGCGCTACTCGCGACATCGGTTCAGGCGCATGGCATGTTCTCCGGTCATCCATGGAATCTCGGCATCGCAGGCGGCTTCTCGTCTCCTGCTGCGGCTGAACTGATCGCACAGAGTGATGTGATCCTCGCTTTCGGCATGTCGCTGAATATGTGGACGACCAAGAAGGGGCGATTGATCGACGATCACGCTCAACTGGTGCAGATCGATGTGGAGAAAGGGCGCATCGGCAAGCATCGTCCGGTCGATCTCGAGCTCGAAGGCGATGCATCGCAGGTGGCGACGGCGCTGCTCGAGGCACTGGCCGCGGAAGATGTTTCAGGTATTGGCTGGCGCACGCCGGAGATTTCCGCGATCATCGACGGCAAGAGCAATCGCAATGCACCTTACGACGACACCAGTACGCAAGAGCACATCGATCCGCGCACGCTGAGCAAGGCGATGGATGATGTGCTGCCGAACGATCGCACGGTCGTCGTCGACGGTGGCCATTTCGTCGGCTGGGTGGCGCGCTATCTGTCGGTGCCGGATCATCGCGGCTGGTGCATCCCCATCGCGTTTCAATCCATTGGTCTCGGTCTCGCCGGCGCCATCGGCGCCGCGGTGACGCAGCCGGAGCGGCTGACAGTGCTTGCAGTCGGTGATGGTGGCTTCCTGATGTCGATTGCGGAGCTGGAAACGGCGGTGCGACTGAAGAGACGCCTCTGTATCTTCGTTTACAACGACAGTGCCTATAGCGCCGAGGTGCATCACTTCGTGCCGGAAGGTTATTCGGCGGCGATGGCGCAGTTCCCCGTCACCGATTTCGCAGCAATCGCACGAGGCTATGGGGCTGACGGGTGTGTGGTGAAGACGCTGGCTGACCTCGATGCGGTGAAAAGCTGGGTCGCGCAGGGGGCGCAGGGCGTCTTCATCGTGGATGGCCGTATCAATCCGAAGCTGATCGCTGACTGGTATCGGGAGATTTTCGGCTCGGCGAACTTGTAG
- a CDS encoding class 1 fructose-bisphosphatase, translating to MTAPIDLFRHSANFAGTDPLRHAVAAAVDAIAGASIAISDLIGRGALAGITGAAQGSENADGDVQKDLDVRADDMIRAALKDVAWGALASEEAETADVRDGGLIDIAYDPLDGSSNIETNMTVGTIFSIMPRVAGVTPFTQPGSAQIAAGFVVYGPQTSLVLTLGDGVHIFTLDRDTRSYKRIRANVQIAADCAEYAINASNHRHWEAPVRAFVDQCLAGKEGVKDKNYNMRWIAALVAEVYRILVRGGVFLYPGDARKGYGDGRLRLVYEAHPMAFIVEQAGGAATTGRQRILDVAPTAIHQRIPLIMGSKNEVACIEALHREADGVAVQAAE from the coding sequence ATGACCGCGCCGATCGACCTATTTCGCCATTCTGCCAATTTCGCCGGCACCGACCCTCTCCGCCACGCAGTCGCGGCTGCGGTCGATGCTATCGCGGGGGCGTCCATCGCGATTTCGGATCTGATCGGTCGCGGCGCGCTGGCGGGCATCACCGGCGCCGCGCAGGGCAGCGAGAACGCCGATGGCGACGTGCAGAAGGATCTCGACGTCCGGGCCGACGATATGATCCGCGCTGCGCTGAAGGACGTTGCATGGGGCGCGCTGGCTTCCGAGGAAGCGGAGACGGCGGATGTGCGCGACGGCGGCCTCATCGACATCGCCTATGATCCGCTCGATGGTTCCTCGAATATCGAGACCAATATGACGGTCGGCACGATCTTCTCGATCATGCCGCGCGTTGCCGGCGTGACACCGTTCACTCAACCGGGGAGTGCGCAGATCGCTGCCGGCTTCGTGGTTTACGGCCCGCAGACATCGCTTGTGCTGACGCTTGGCGACGGCGTTCATATCTTCACGCTCGATCGCGATACACGCAGCTACAAGCGCATCCGCGCGAATGTTCAGATCGCAGCCGATTGCGCAGAATATGCCATTAACGCCTCGAACCATCGTCACTGGGAAGCGCCGGTGCGCGCTTTCGTCGATCAGTGCCTTGCCGGCAAGGAAGGCGTGAAGGACAAGAACTACAACATGCGCTGGATCGCGGCTCTGGTCGCTGAGGTCTACCGCATCCTCGTGCGCGGCGGCGTGTTTCTGTATCCGGGTGATGCGCGCAAGGGGTATGGCGACGGTCGGCTGCGTCTCGTCTATGAAGCGCACCCGATGGCCTTCATCGTGGAGCAGGCCGGTGGTGCAGCCACGACTGGTCGTCAGCGCATTCTTGATGTGGCGCCCACGGCAATCCATCAGCGCATTCCGTTGATCATGGGCTCGAAGAATGAAGTCGCATGTATCGAAGCGCTACACCGTGAGGCCGATGGTGTTGCCGTGCAGGCCGCTGAATAA